Part of the Halobaculum halobium genome, CGTCGAACGCCAGCTCGTCGAGCGGCTTGTCGGCGACGCGCAGCGTCGGTTTCTCGCGCGGCTCGCGGCCGAGCTGCCGCAGCAGGCCGGGGACGTGGTCCTTCTTTTCGTCGCCGTCGGCCTCCGCGGGGGCGGTCTCCTCGATCCAGTCGGCCAGCCGCTCGTACTCCTCGCGCGACTCGGCGTCGGCCAGGCCGTCTCGGAGCATCCCCCGGGCGTCCGCGTCGCCGTACCAGTCGCCGCGCTCGCCGGTGCCGCAGTAGACGTGTGCGTCGACGACGCTGTGCGCGAACGTGCCGGGCTCGAAGCCGGTTCGCTGGGCGACCGCCGTCAGCAGGATGGAGTAGGCGGCGATGTTGAACGGGACGCCGAGCGCGAGGTCGCCCGAGCGCTGGGTGAGATGGAGGTTCAGCCGGTCGCCCTGCACGTTGAACACGAAGGTGTAGTGACACGGCGGAAGGGTGGAGACCGTCGCGTTCGCGGGGTGCCACGCGTTGACGACGATCCGGCGAGAGTTCGGATTCTCTCGGAGGGTGTCGAGCACGTACGCCAGTTGGTCGAACGTGCGCTCGTCGTCGTTCATCCAGCGGTGGGTCTCGTCCGGCCACGTCTCGCCCTCCAGTCCCTCCTCGGGAACGGGGTAGCGCCGCCAGAAGCGCCCGTAGGCGGTGTCGAGGCGGCCCTCCTCGTCGGCCCACGCATCCCAGATGCCGGTCTTCTCGCGGAGGTCGCGGATGTGCTCCTCCCCCGAGAGGTACCACAGGAGTTCGTGGATGAGCGACCGCCAGCGGAAGCCCGAGAGGTCCTTCGTCGTGAGTAGGGGGAAGCCGTCGGCGAGGTCGGCCTCGTAGTGCGTCGAGAACGCAGAGAGCGTGTCGACCCCGGTCCGGTTCGGCTTGTAGGTGCCGTCCCGGAGCACGTCCTCGACGGTCGAGAGGTACTGCTGCATACGCGAGAAGCGCGGGGCGTCCGTGATAGACCTACCGAACCCGGCCACCCGTCCGGAACGCCAACCCCCAAGACCCGCCGTCGCCTATCGCCGCCCGTGATCCACAACCTCGCCGCCGGCATTCAGGCGTTCACGAGCAACGCGTTTCTCGTCTCCGGTCCCGCCAGCGCCGACGCGCCCGCGACGACCGACGACGGCGACGCGGGCCGGCGCGTCCTCGTCGACACCGGATCGAACTTCGATATCCTCCCCGCGATCCGCGAGCGCGTCGACGACCTCGACGCGGTGGTCCTCACGCACACCCACCACGACCACGTCGGCAACGTCGAGGCGGTGTGCGACGCCTTCGGCGTCGAGACGTGGGGCTTCGACACGGGCCAGCCGAGCGTCGACAACGAGCTTCCCGACGGCGGACGCGTCGACCTGGGCCTCGGACGCTACGAGGCGCTGCACACGCCCGGGCACAAGAACGACCACCTCTGTCTGTACGACGAGGACGCGGGCGTGCTGTTCGCGGGCGACCTGATCTTCCAGAACGGCGGCTTCGGACGGACCGACTTGGAGGAGGGCGACCGCGACGCGCTGATCCGGAGCATCGACCGCGTGCGAGAGCGCCTCGACGGCGACGGCCTCCGTGAGCTCCACGTCGGCCACGGCCCGAGCGTGCTGGACTCGCCGTACGACCACGTGGAACTCGCCGGTCGAGCGGCGCGGTCTCGGTAACGGGGCGACCGACGGGGAGTAGCCGCCCCGGCTGAACTGCGTCAGCGGCGCGGTCGCGGTAACGGGGCGACCGACGGGGAGTAGCCGCCCCGTCTGAACTGCGTCAGCGACGCGGCGCCACCGGGCTCGCTACCGATCGCGTGCTGTCGCCAGTAACGCGCCGTACGCCTCCCGGTACGCCGACGCGACGGCGTCGGGGTCGCTCCGTTCCTCGCCGGTCAGCGGCCGGAGATCGTGTGTCGAGCGGGGATCGAGCATCTCGGTGACGCGGTCGACGTGGATCTCCAAGGTTCCATCGTCGCGGTCGCCGGTCGCGGTCTCGCGCGCGAGCGCCCAGCGGTCGCCGCCGTAGATGCGACACCGGCCGGGGTCGACGACGGCGACGGCGTCGAACTCGACCCCGCGAAGCGGCATCGCAACGTCGCCGTACGACTCCACGAGCGCGATGCCGTCTCTGCCCGCCGTCTGAACATCGTCCGCGAGCCGGTCGAGCGCGGGGAGGTGTCGCTCGCGCATCGCGTCGTTGAACGCTCGAACCGAGTCGACGCGGCGGGCGTCTGCGAGCGGGAGATCAGCTCGGAGCGGATCGGGGAGGTCGGTCGCTCCGTTCACGACCCACTCGTCGCCGTCGGCGGTCCGAACGCGGTCGACGAGGAACGTTCGGCCGGACTCGCCGAGCAGTCCCGTTTCGCCCGGCGTCGGTCGCCAGAGGCGGTGGATCGGATTCCGACGCTCGTGGGACGCGTCGCTGTCGGCCGCCCGGAGGAGTCGATCGATGTCTTTCCCGTAGAGGCGTCCGTCGCCCGCGGCGCGGCGCACGTCGTCGTGGTCGAACCAGCGGTCGTTGCCGGCGCGGGGCTTGAACACGCGCGGCTGCGAACCGTCGGCGCGGAGTCTCGCGGCCAGGCCGACCGCGAACGTGGTCTTGCCCGCGTCCACCGGGTCCGCGCCGGCGACGAGGAGCCTCACTGCTCGTCCGCGGACGCGTCCTCGGCTGCGTCGGCAGTCCCGTCCGCGCCCTCGGGCGTGCCATTGTCGTCGTCGCCGTCGCCGCCGTCGTCGGCGAGATCCTCGGGGCGTCGCAGCCCGTAGTACCCCGGCTCGTCGTCGGTACGCGGCTCCGCGACGACGAGGTCCTCGGCGTTCGTCATGACCCACGGGATCGCCCAGTCGAGCAGCACCTCCTCGGTCTCTTCGTCGATCGCTGCGTCCGGCTCCAGCCCCTGGAGGAGCCGGGCGATCTCCGTGACGGTGTACATCCGGTCCGGTTCGAACAGCTCCGCGGGCGTGTAGAAGTCACACGGGTACAGTCCGGTGAACTCCGATTTCTCGATCGGCATACGGGGCCGTAGCTCGCGGCGGCGCTAAAACGCGACGGGTCGGGAGCGACCGCGATCGCCGGCGATCCGCGTCGAGCGGTCGGCCTACGTCGGGAGGTCCGCTTCGGTCCCGCACTCGGGACAGACGAACTCCATGCCGTCGTCGCCGGGGACCGCTGCGAGCGCTTCGTGCCCGCATTCGCGACACGTGGCCGGGACGCGAACCTCCGTCGAGTCGGCCGGCGCGCCGAGCGCGAGCGCCTCGACGGGCTCGTCGCCCTCGTTGCTCCCGGTCTGGTACTCCCCGGGTGCGAACCGGATCGCCTCGCCCTCGCCGACCTCGACGGCACCGTCCTCCGTCTCGAACGTCGCCGTGCCCGAGAGGACCACGAACACCTCCTCCTGGTCGAGGTGGGTGTGCATCCCGCCGGAGAACCCCTCGTCCGGGTCGAGGCGGTAGTGGTTGATCGCCATGTCCTCGGCGCCGAGTGCGTCGGTGAGTCGGCGCATCTCCACGTCCCTGCCGAATCCGCCCGTGTCGGCTTCGTCGATGTCGATGTGTTCCATCGGTCGGGGTCTCGGTCGGCGGCGACATGAATCGTCCGGCGGCGGAACCCCGCGTCGCCGGCTCCGCCTCAGTCTCCGCTTCCGATTCTCACCCCAGGTGTTCGGCCGCCAGCGACTCGTGTACCGCCTCGATCTCGGGGATTCCGGCGTCGACGGTGCCGCCGTGATAGCAGTGGGTCGTCTCCAGGTCCCTCCCTAACTCGGCGAGCCGACCCACCGATCGCGTCGCCTCGGCCATGTCCGGCGTGAAGTGCTCCGCCGGGCTGATCAAATCGCCGTCGTCGCCCCGGAGCGCGTCGGCCGCGAGCAGCACGCCGGACTCGGGGAGGTGAAACGCGAGGTGTCCGGGCGCGTGGCCGGGCGTGAACACCGCCCGCATCGGCCCCGCATCGGTCCTGAACGTCACGCCGTCCTGGATCTCCACGTCGACCGGAACGGGGTCGTACCGTTCACCGTCGGGGTCGCTCTTGATCGGGAACTCCCGACCGTCGACGTACGGCGTCGCGGCCTCGTGGGCGTACACGGCGGGGTCGGCGGCGCGCTCGCGAACCGCCGCCAGTCCGCCCGCGTGGTCGCCGTCGTGGTGCGTGAGCACCACGGCCCAGACGTCCGCGAGATCGAGGCCGTGGGCCGCCAGCGCGTCGGCCACCTGGTCGGCCTGTCCCGGGAGCCCCGTGTCGACCAGTAGGGGGCCACGCGGGGTCTCGACGGCCACCGGATGGAACGACGCCGTGCCGTTCTCACGCTCCATCGTCAACTCTAGGGTGTACACGCCGTCCGCGAGTTTCATGCGCGGTCGTTCGGGTCCCGACGGGGTAACTGTGGGTGTCGCAGACGCGGGAGCCGGGCGACGCGGCTGCACCGCAGCAAGCATGGCGCTGTCGCTGGCAGATCGGGGGCGAAAGAAGTCGAGTGCTCTGCTTGGATCCCTCCGGACCCGTTCGTCGTCGCCAGCTTACTCGAAGAGTTCGCGGGCCTGTTCGTAGCGGGCGCTGGGTTCGGTCCAGTCGACGACTTCGAAGAACGCGGAGACGAAGTCGCCGCGGGCGGGGCCGTAGTCGTAGTAGTAGGAGTGCTCCCACACGTCCAGCGCGAGGATCGGGTGGCCGCCCCAGATTGCGCCCTGGTCGTGCTTGTCGACGACGACGTTGCGCAGTTGGTTCGAGAACGTGTCGTAGACGAGCAGCGCCCAGCCCGACGCGTTGCCGGCGGCGGCCTCGAACTCGCCCTTCCACGCCTCGTAGCTCCCGAAGTCCTCGGCGATCCGGTCAGCGAGCGCGCCCGACGGCTCGTCGCCGCCCTCCGGGCTCATGTTCTGCCAGAACAGGTCGTGCAGGATGTGCCCCGAAGAGTTGTGCGTCACGTTCCGGATCGCGCCCGCCGAGGAACCGAACTCGCCGGCCTCGCGGTTCTGTTCGAGCGTCTCCTCAGCCGAGTTCCAGCCGTTGACGTAGCCCTGGTGATGGGTGTCGTGATGCCACGTCAACACCTGCTCACTAATGTGCGGCTCCAGCGCGTCGTAGTCGTACGGCAACGGATCGAGTTCGTAGCTCATGTGCGTCCCACCGTAGGACCCTCTGGCAAAAGAGCGTTCCCTGAATCGGTTTTACGTAGCGATTCCGACAGGACGTACGAACCGTTCACAACACGTACGGACCGCGCTGGCGGATCGGTTCCTCGTGCGGTTCCCCGGCGACGCAGACGACGCGCAATCCCGCGTCGTCACCGTCGGAGTCGGCCCCCGAATCATCGGGAGCGAACTCGGCCGTTCGTCCGTCCTCGATCGGAACCACGTCGCCGGTCTCGAACCGGTCGCCATCGACCGTGCCCGCGCCGGCGACGCCGAAGGCGAAGCCGGTCCAGCCGTCGGGAACCGTCCAGGTCCACGCGTCGTCTACGCGGGCGTCGAGGTACTCCATCGGCGTGTGGAGTTCGAGCGGAGAGCCGTCACCGACGACCGTCGTCACGGTCGCGCCGTCCTCGGTCGCGGTCGGGAGATCAGCGGCCGCGGCGTCCGCGTAGTCGGCCTCGACCTCCTTGTGTTCGCGCGGGAGATTCACCCACAGCTGGAGGCCGTTGCAGGCGGCGCCGTCAGCCGGGAACTCGGAGTGCCGGATGCCGCCGCCGGTCGTGATCCGCATCGCGTCGCCCTCGCGAGCGGTGTGTGACACGCCCAGCGAGTCCTCGTGTTCCATCCCACCGTCGAGCATGTACGAGACGATCTCGAACCCGCGGTGCGGATGCATCGGGAACCCCGCGTCGGGGTCGATGTAGAACCGCTCGAACAGGACGAACGGGTCGCGGTGCGACGGGTGTGCCTCCGTGGGGAACGCGCGCGTCGAGTTCACGCCCGTGCCGTGGCGGACGCGTCCACCGGGAATCGGCCCGGCGTGGTCGAGTCGCTCGGGATCGGTCATCGACTGATCGCCTCCATGCCGACACCGAGTCGACCGTCGGGGATAACGCCCGCGTCGCCGGAAGGTCGCTGGAAGGTCGCCGGGAGCAGGCAACGAGCGTCGTGAAAAACCGAGCGCGCGCCGATCGTCAGATCCGCGGCTCGGCGTCGTTGGCGTCCTCCAGCGAGCGGTTGTGTAGCGCGTCGCCGCTCGTGGCGTCGAACAGGTGGACCGCGTCCGACGGGAACCGCGCGACGACGGACTCGCCGGCGTCGATGCGGCGCATGCCGCCGACGGTCGCGACGAACGTGTCCGTCGCGTCCCCGTCGAACCCGAGGTACACGGCGTTCTCGTTCCCCATCGGCTCGACGACGTCGACCACGGTGGCGAACTCGTCGTCGCCGGCCGCCTGGTCGTCGGCCGTGACCTCGATGTCCTCCGGACGGACGCCGAGAGTCACGCCCGCGGCACCTTCGACGGCCTCGCGCATCTCGGCCGTCAGCGGGTAGTCGAAGCGGTCCGTGACCAACCGGTCGCCCTCGACGGTCGCCTCGAAGAAGTTCATCGACGGCTCGCCGATGAACCCCGCGACGAAACGGTTCGCCGGGCGGTGGTAGCACTCCAGCGGCGTCCCCGCCTGTTGGAGTTCGCCGCCGTCGAGAATCGCGATCCGGTCGCCCATCGTCATCGCCTCCGTCTGGTCGTGGGTGACGTAGACCGTCGTCGTGTCGAGGTCCTCCTGGATTCGCTGGAGCTCCGTGCGCATCTGTGAGCGGAGCTTCGCGTCGAGATTCGACAGCGGCTCGTCCATCAGGAACACCTCGGGCTCGCGGACGATCGCCCGCCCGAGCGCCACGCGCTGCTGTTGGCCGCCGGACAGCTCCGACGGCTTTCGGTCGAGCAGCTCCGGGATGTCGAGCAGGTCGGCGGCGTTCTCGACGCGCTCGTCGATCTCCGCGTCGGCCATGTCGGTGGACTCCTCCAGTCCGAATGACATGTTCTCCCGGGTGGTCATGTGCGGGTACAGCGCGTACGACTGGAACACCATCGCGATGTCCCGGTCCTGCGGCTTCTGGCCCACGATGGACCGCCCGCCGAGGCGGATATCGCCGCTGGTGACCGTCTCCAGCCCGGCGACCATCCGCAGCGTCGTCGACTTCCCGCAGCCCGACGGCCCGACGAGGACGAGGAACTCGCCGTCCTCGATGTCGACCGTCACGTCGTCGACGGCGACGATTTCGGAGCCGTCGTCGTCTGTGAACACCTTCCGTACGTCGTCGAGTTCGAGTTCAGCCATTATCAGAGTCCCCCGTGTGGCCCGCGAGCGCGGGTCAGTCGGTCGTGATCGGTCGCTCCGACGGCGCGTACCGTCGGTGTTGCGGTCCGGCGGCGTGCGGTCACCCGCACACACCGCCGCGGCATCTCCGTCGACGGCGTCGTCGCCGTCGCTGTCGCGCTCGGAGCCGCCGTCACGTGGCCACCCCTTCGGCGAACTCCTCGCCGAACATGATGTACACGATGAGCGTCGGGAGCGCGGCGACGAACGCCCCGGCCATCCGGAGCGCGAAGTCCTGTCCCTCCATCGACTCCCCGAGTCCCGCGAGGATGAGCACGACCGGGGCGGCCGGGCTCGACTCGGTGGACACGAGGATGAGCGCGAACAGCAGGTCGTTCCAGATCTGCGTGAACTGGTAGATGAGCACGACCGCGAACATCGGCGTCGAGATCGGGAAGACGATGCGGCGGTACACCCGACGGAACGTCGCCCCGTCGAGGCGCGCCGCCTCGATCATCTCCTCGCTCACGTTCCGGTAGTACGACCGGAACAGCACCATGCAGATCGGGATGCCGTACGCGACGTGGGTGATCGTCAGTTCGACCAGCCCGACGTACGACTGCGGGACTCCGAGCACCCACAGCGGAGTCAACAGCTCCGCCAGCGGCACGGCGCCCCAGAACTGCGAGAGGGGGACGAGCACCGCCTGGTACGGGATGAAGATCCCGGCGACGAGCATCGCCAGCACCGGCGCCTTGTAGCGGGCCCGCCAGTCGGCCTGCGTCAGGCCGTAGGCGGCGAAGCTCCCGAACAGGGCGGAAATGATCGTCGCGGGCACGGCGTACAGCGCGCTGTTGACCATGCCGCGACCCAGCGCCGCGATCGCCGTCTGCCACTTCTCCAGCGTGAAAAAGCGCGGCGGCGGCGGCGCGAACGGCAGCGTCGAGCTGATCCCGCCGGGGTTCGTCTTGAACGCGGTGACGAGCCCGGATTCGATCGGTGTCAGGAAGAACACCGTCATCCCGATGATCGCGGCGTACAGCGCCACGCGGTAGCCGTCGAGCGCCGCGAGGTCGTCGCGGACGCGGGCCGCGACGCCGGTCGAGTCGGTCGGATCTGTCGGGTCGGAGTCCTCGTGTGATGCGTCGCTCATAGGTTCCCCTGATTGTACTCGTAGTAGAGGTACGGGCCGATGATCGACAGCGCCATCAAGAACAGGATGATCGCGATCGCCGACGCGTACGCCCAGTTGTTCGTGCTGTACGCCTCACGCACCATCTTGGTCGCGAGGATGTCCGCCCCGTTGGGCGGCCGGTAGCCGCTGACGAGCGAGTACAGGAAGTCGAATGCCTTCAGCGCGAACACCATCAGGACGATGGCGGCGCTGATCGTCGACCCCTTCAGCTGCGGGATGATCACCCGCCAGTACATCTTCAGCGTCGACGCGCCGTCGACGCGGGCGGCCTCGTAGTGCTCGGTCGGGATCGCGCGCAGCCCCGCGAGGTACACGACCATCGTGTACCCCGAGAACTGCCACACGAGCGCGAACACCACCGCCCATAAGACGAGCGAGGAGTTCCCGATCCAGTCGACCGGGCCGATCCCCACGGTGCCGAGGGCGATGTTGACGACGCCGTTGTTGAAGTTGTACATCCACAGCCAGAACTGCGCCGTCACGACAAACGAGAGACTCATCGGCAGCAGGTAGATGGTGCGGAACGTGTTCTCGAACCGGATGTTCCGGTCGATGAGGATCGCAAGCACCAGCCCGACGGCGAGCGCGACCGTGGTGAACCCGACGACCAACAGGAACGTGTTGACCGTCGCGTCGATGACGCCCGAGTCGTTGACCGCTCGGACGTACATCTCGAAGTCGAGGTCGGAGTAGTCCGGGCCGACGAACCCCTTGTAGTCGGTCAGCGAGATGACGAAGTTCCACGCGATCGCGCCGTAGACGAACAGCCCGACCAGCAGGAACGGCGGCAGCCAGAAGGGGGCGGACTCGGTGAAGTCCTCTCCGAACCGCTCGTTGAGTCGGTCTCGGAAGCCGTCGCCGCCGGCGGCGGTGCCGCCGTCGGTCACGACTGCCCCCGCTTCGGTCGCGGCCGCGTCGCCGGTCGAAACCGGGTCGTCGTCGCGCTCGGAACCAGCGCCGACGTCGTCACTGTCGGCGTCACCGTCCGCGGCGCGCCGGAGCCTGGTTCGAGCCGTCGAAAGAAAATCGCGCATGGGAACGCGCTCAGTTACTGACGGCGTCGATGAAGCCGTCGGTCGCGGCCTCGACGTTGTAGGGGCCGGTGAACTCGCTGGAGATCACGTCGTTCAGCGAGGACCGCTGGTCGGCCGTGATACCAAGCCCGTGCTGGATGTTCGGCGGACGCTGGTCGGCGTCGGCGAAGTCCTCGGCCGTCTGCTGGAGGTACGGCCCGAACTCGCTCATGTCGACGTCCGTCCGGGTCGGGATCGAGCCCTTGTACTGGTTGAACGCGACCTGTGCGGCCTCGCCGCCGACGAACTCCAGCCACGTCCGCGTGTTCTCGGGGCTCGGGTTGTTCGACGGGTAGAGGAACGAGTCGAAGTGGAGGGTGTACATGCCCTCGGTGCCGGGGAACGTCGTGAAGCCCCAGTCGCTCTCGTACTCGAAGTCGTCGGCGTTGCGGTAGGCGCCGGCCGCCCAGTTACCCTGGTGGATGAACGCCGCCTCGCCGTCGATGATGTTCTGGTTCGACTCCGTCAGCCCGATCGAGGCGGAGTCGTCGTTGATGTAGTTCTCGAAGATCGTCGCCAGCGACTCGAAGGCGCCCTGGATGGCGTCGCGCGACGGGTCGCCCTCGACGAAGTTCATGTACTCGTCGTAGCCGGCCTGCCCGAGGAGCGTGACGCCGAACAGCTGCGTCTTCGTCCAGGTGCCGCTGCCGCCGTGCGTCATCGGGGTCGCGTCCGTCTCGCTGGCGACCGTCTCCAGCGCGTCGACGAGCGCGGAGACGCTGTTCAGCGAGGACGGGTCGACGCCCGCATCCTCGACGACCGAGGTGTTGTAGAACAGGCAGTTCAGCCGGTGGGAACCCAGCGGGACGGCGCGGAACGCGCCGTTGTACTGGTGGAGATCGACCGCCTCCTGCACGTGACTGTCGGTGAAGCCCGCCTCATCCCAGAGGTCGGAAACGTCACCCAGCACGCCCTCGTAGCGCGCGAGGTTGGGGCCCGGCCAGTTCGCGAACGAACTCGGCGGGTTGTCGTTCTGCAGCCGGTTAGCCACGACCGCGTCGAGGTTCTGGTTGCCGCCCCCGCCGATGGGGTTCATGTCCAGTTCCGTGTCCGGATACTCCTCGTTGAACGCCTCCTCAAGCGCCTCGGCGGCCGTCGCGCCGTCGCCGCCGGTCCAGCCGTGAAGCACCTCGACCGGCGCGTCGCCGCCGCCACCGCCGCCCATGCCCGAACAGCCCGCCAGTCCGACCATGCCGGCAGCCCCGAGGGCGCCCGCGCCTTTCAGTACGTCTCGTCGGTTGAGTTCCGTGTCCTTCATCATCGTTCCTCCGTGCGTGGAGTCAGCTCACGATTTCGGTAGCGAGTACTTAAGACTTGTCGATATTTACTCCACTGCGAATGAAATTTTGGTACAACAGTCGTTGTACCTCTCGAATTCACGGGTCCAACGCTGCGGGAACGGTGACGGGACTCGGCGTCAGCGTGCGCCGGCCGCGCCGTCGCTTGACGGCGTTCCGGGGATCGACTCGTCGGTTCCGGCGAGGGCGTTCAGCAGGGTGACCGCCTCCGGCTTCGAGAGCGGTTCGTTCGCGTTGCCGCAGTGGGGCGACTGGACGCAGGCGGGACAGCCGCCGGCGCAGTCGCAGGCGGCGATCAGGCGCGCCGTCCGCGCGAGCAGACGGTCGGCGTCGCGGTACGACTCCCGCGTCAGCCCCACGCCGCCGGGGTAGCCGTCGTAGATGAACACGGTCGACTGTCCCGTGTGTGGGTGAAACGGCGTCGACACGCCGCCGATGTCCGCACGGTCACACAGCAGGTCCAGCGGCATCAGCGAGATGGAGCCGTGTTCAGCGGCATGGATGCCGCCGTTGAAGCCCGCGTCGCTCCGCCCGGCTTCGGCGGACTCGCGGGTCGCGTCGCCCCCCGCTCGGTTCGAGACCTCGCTTCGCTCGGCCTCGCTCGCCAGTTCGCGCATCTCTCGCTCCACGTCCGAGGGGACGGTGTAGTACAGCGCCCGCGTCCGTAACGTCGTCTCCGGGAGGTCGAGCGCCTGCGACCCGATCGTCTCGCCGGTGGAGCCGTCCTTGCGCTCGAACCCCGTGATCTGCTCGGTCACGGTCACGTCGGCGAACCGCACCTCGGTGTCCTCGCGGGCGTCGAGCGGGCGGCTCCGCAGGTCCTCGTTCACGACCACGTCCTTGTCCGTCAGCACCCGGGTGTAGTAGTCGGCCCAGGTCGGCCGCAATCGGGCCACGTCGCGATCGAGGTCCAGCTCGTCGACCTCGTAGGTTTCGCCCTGGTGGTGGTAGACCGCGCCCGGGTGGGCGTCGCGCAGGGCGTCGCCGAACGAGAGCGACGCGATCACGTCGCTACTCCGGGCGTCCATCAGGTCGATTTCGCGGTCGTCGATCGTCCGGAGGCTCATCGAGTGCTGTGCGCTCCCGGGGCCGTCGTACGTCCAGCGAACCCCGCGGGAGGTG contains:
- a CDS encoding pirin family protein, producing the protein MTDPERLDHAGPIPGGRVRHGTGVNSTRAFPTEAHPSHRDPFVLFERFYIDPDAGFPMHPHRGFEIVSYMLDGGMEHEDSLGVSHTAREGDAMRITTGGGIRHSEFPADGAACNGLQLWVNLPREHKEVEADYADAAAADLPTATEDGATVTTVVGDGSPLELHTPMEYLDARVDDAWTWTVPDGWTGFAFGVAGAGTVDGDRFETGDVVPIEDGRTAEFAPDDSGADSDGDDAGLRVVCVAGEPHEEPIRQRGPYVL
- a CDS encoding ABC transporter substrate-binding protein — encoded protein: MMKDTELNRRDVLKGAGALGAAGMVGLAGCSGMGGGGGGDAPVEVLHGWTGGDGATAAEALEEAFNEEYPDTELDMNPIGGGGNQNLDAVVANRLQNDNPPSSFANWPGPNLARYEGVLGDVSDLWDEAGFTDSHVQEAVDLHQYNGAFRAVPLGSHRLNCLFYNTSVVEDAGVDPSSLNSVSALVDALETVASETDATPMTHGGSGTWTKTQLFGVTLLGQAGYDEYMNFVEGDPSRDAIQGAFESLATIFENYINDDSASIGLTESNQNIIDGEAAFIHQGNWAAGAYRNADDFEYESDWGFTTFPGTEGMYTLHFDSFLYPSNNPSPENTRTWLEFVGGEAAQVAFNQYKGSIPTRTDVDMSEFGPYLQQTAEDFADADQRPPNIQHGLGITADQRSSLNDVISSEFTGPYNVEAATDGFIDAVSN
- a CDS encoding MBL fold metallo-hydrolase codes for the protein MKLADGVYTLELTMERENGTASFHPVAVETPRGPLLVDTGLPGQADQVADALAAHGLDLADVWAVVLTHHDGDHAGGLAAVRERAADPAVYAHEAATPYVDGREFPIKSDPDGERYDPVPVDVEIQDGVTFRTDAGPMRAVFTPGHAPGHLAFHLPESGVLLAADALRGDDGDLISPAEHFTPDMAEATRSVGRLAELGRDLETTHCYHGGTVDAGIPEIEAVHESLAAEHLG
- a CDS encoding MBL fold metallo-hydrolase, which codes for MIHNLAAGIQAFTSNAFLVSGPASADAPATTDDGDAGRRVLVDTGSNFDILPAIRERVDDLDAVVLTHTHHDHVGNVEAVCDAFGVETWGFDTGQPSVDNELPDGGRVDLGLGRYEALHTPGHKNDHLCLYDEDAGVLFAGDLIFQNGGFGRTDLEEGDRDALIRSIDRVRERLDGDGLRELHVGHGPSVLDSPYDHVELAGRAARSR
- the thyA gene encoding thymidylate synthase gives rise to the protein MQQYLSTVEDVLRDGTYKPNRTGVDTLSAFSTHYEADLADGFPLLTTKDLSGFRWRSLIHELLWYLSGEEHIRDLREKTGIWDAWADEEGRLDTAYGRFWRRYPVPEEGLEGETWPDETHRWMNDDERTFDQLAYVLDTLRENPNSRRIVVNAWHPANATVSTLPPCHYTFVFNVQGDRLNLHLTQRSGDLALGVPFNIAAYSILLTAVAQRTGFEPGTFAHSVVDAHVYCGTGERGDWYGDADARGMLRDGLADAESREEYERLADWIEETAPAEADGDEKKDHVPGLLRQLGREPREKPTLRVADKPLDELAFDDVELLNYDPAPGIEFAVAE
- a CDS encoding carbohydrate ABC transporter permease; translation: MSDASHEDSDPTDPTDSTGVAARVRDDLAALDGYRVALYAAIIGMTVFFLTPIESGLVTAFKTNPGGISSTLPFAPPPPRFFTLEKWQTAIAALGRGMVNSALYAVPATIISALFGSFAAYGLTQADWRARYKAPVLAMLVAGIFIPYQAVLVPLSQFWGAVPLAELLTPLWVLGVPQSYVGLVELTITHVAYGIPICMVLFRSYYRNVSEEMIEAARLDGATFRRVYRRIVFPISTPMFAVVLIYQFTQIWNDLLFALILVSTESSPAAPVVLILAGLGESMEGQDFALRMAGAFVAALPTLIVYIMFGEEFAEGVAT
- a CDS encoding carbohydrate ABC transporter permease codes for the protein MRDFLSTARTRLRRAADGDADSDDVGAGSERDDDPVSTGDAAATEAGAVVTDGGTAAGGDGFRDRLNERFGEDFTESAPFWLPPFLLVGLFVYGAIAWNFVISLTDYKGFVGPDYSDLDFEMYVRAVNDSGVIDATVNTFLLVVGFTTVALAVGLVLAILIDRNIRFENTFRTIYLLPMSLSFVVTAQFWLWMYNFNNGVVNIALGTVGIGPVDWIGNSSLVLWAVVFALVWQFSGYTMVVYLAGLRAIPTEHYEAARVDGASTLKMYWRVIIPQLKGSTISAAIVLMVFALKAFDFLYSLVSGYRPPNGADILATKMVREAYSTNNWAYASAIAIILFLMALSIIGPYLYYEYNQGNL
- a CDS encoding ATPase produces the protein MRLLVAGADPVDAGKTTFAVGLAARLRADGSQPRVFKPRAGNDRWFDHDDVRRAAGDGRLYGKDIDRLLRAADSDASHERRNPIHRLWRPTPGETGLLGESGRTFLVDRVRTADGDEWVVNGATDLPDPLRADLPLADARRVDSVRAFNDAMRERHLPALDRLADDVQTAGRDGIALVESYGDVAMPLRGVEFDAVAVVDPGRCRIYGGDRWALARETATGDRDDGTLEIHVDRVTEMLDPRSTHDLRPLTGEERSDPDAVASAYREAYGALLATARDR
- the sod gene encoding superoxide dismutase; its protein translation is MSYELDPLPYDYDALEPHISEQVLTWHHDTHHQGYVNGWNSAEETLEQNREAGEFGSSAGAIRNVTHNSSGHILHDLFWQNMSPEGGDEPSGALADRIAEDFGSYEAWKGEFEAAAGNASGWALLVYDTFSNQLRNVVVDKHDQGAIWGGHPILALDVWEHSYYYDYGPARGDFVSAFFEVVDWTEPSARYEQARELFE
- a CDS encoding DUF5827 family protein, with protein sequence MPIEKSEFTGLYPCDFYTPAELFEPDRMYTVTEIARLLQGLEPDAAIDEETEEVLLDWAIPWVMTNAEDLVVAEPRTDDEPGYYGLRRPEDLADDGGDGDDDNGTPEGADGTADAAEDASADEQ
- a CDS encoding cupin domain-containing protein, with translation MEHIDIDEADTGGFGRDVEMRRLTDALGAEDMAINHYRLDPDEGFSGGMHTHLDQEEVFVVLSGTATFETEDGAVEVGEGEAIRFAPGEYQTGSNEGDEPVEALALGAPADSTEVRVPATCRECGHEALAAVPGDDGMEFVCPECGTEADLPT
- a CDS encoding ABC transporter ATP-binding protein; its protein translation is MAELELDDVRKVFTDDDGSEIVAVDDVTVDIEDGEFLVLVGPSGCGKSTTLRMVAGLETVTSGDIRLGGRSIVGQKPQDRDIAMVFQSYALYPHMTTRENMSFGLEESTDMADAEIDERVENAADLLDIPELLDRKPSELSGGQQQRVALGRAIVREPEVFLMDEPLSNLDAKLRSQMRTELQRIQEDLDTTTVYVTHDQTEAMTMGDRIAILDGGELQQAGTPLECYHRPANRFVAGFIGEPSMNFFEATVEGDRLVTDRFDYPLTAEMREAVEGAAGVTLGVRPEDIEVTADDQAAGDDEFATVVDVVEPMGNENAVYLGFDGDATDTFVATVGGMRRIDAGESVVARFPSDAVHLFDATSGDALHNRSLEDANDAEPRI